The Flavobacterium psychrotrophum region TATAATAATATTTCTTGTAGCAGCATCGCGCCAGGCCTGGGTAAGCCCCGTAGCCTCAGTACCTACTACAAGCGCACTGCCTGTAGTATAATCCTGCTCATGGTATAACGCCGAATCTTGTAATGTAGCGCAGTAAATATTTATATTTTTTGATCTCAGGTAGGCAATAACCTCCTCTGTAGTGCCGCTGGCTATCTGGTTTGTAAAGAGGCAGCCTACGCTGCTGCGCACTATATTGGGGTTGTATAAGTCTGTTTTAGGGTTTGCAATAATAACGGCATCCAGCTTTGCGGCATCGGCGGTACGCAGCATTGCCCCCAGGTTGCCGGGTTTTTCCGGGGCTTCCATTACTAAAATAAGCGGATTTTCCTTAAGCTGAAGATCTTTGAGGTTAAGGTCTTTTGTCCTTGCGATACCTATAACACCTTCGGTACTATCGCGATAGGCAAGTTTTTGGTATACCTCACGGTTAATTTCAATAAGACCCGCACCAGATCCTGATAATTGCGCTACCTGCGATTCGTTTATCATATCAGATACAAACAATACCGTTTCTATTTCATAACCACCTTTACGGGCAAGTTCCAGTTCACGCTGGCCCTCGATTAAAAAAGTGCCGGTTTGTTTTCGGGCTTTGGCTTTATCCTGTAATTGTACAAGTTGTTTTATGAATGGGTTTTGGGCACTGGTAATTTGTTTCATGCAGAGAATTGATTGTTGCAAATTTACCTTAAATTTTCAAATGCATTGCTGTTTCTTAGGCGCAGGTTTTAAATTACGCTCCGTTTAAAGTGCAGTTCAGTATTAATTGCATCAAGATTATTACGGCCTTCAAGCAATTGCTTTATATATGGAGTAGTAGGGCTTAATGGGTAACTCGTAATGA contains the following coding sequences:
- a CDS encoding TrmH family RNA methyltransferase, whose amino-acid sequence is MKQITSAQNPFIKQLVQLQDKAKARKQTGTFLIEGQRELELARKGGYEIETVLFVSDMINESQVAQLSGSGAGLIEINREVYQKLAYRDSTEGVIGIARTKDLNLKDLQLKENPLILVMEAPEKPGNLGAMLRTADAAKLDAVIIANPKTDLYNPNIVRSSVGCLFTNQIASGTTEEVIAYLRSKNINIYCATLQDSALYHEQDYTTGSALVVGTEATGLTQAWRDAATRNIIIPMQGEIDSMNVSVAAAILIFEAKRQRNFEL